The Chitinophaga caeni genome segment GCATTCCGCATCATGGTGTAAGTAATATCATCATATGAATAAAATATTTCTACGGCATCAAGCCTGCGGACAGCCTTAATCCACACGTAGGGTAGGGTTTTATCCAGCGTAATAACGCTCCAATCACTTGTTTTATGGGTAACAACCGTACTCAAGTTGAATTTCCCGTCTACATATTCTACCCCCGCTTTTATGTAATTCTCATGATCTATCCGGATCATTAGTCCCATTTGATCAAACCTGGCCTTGTAATTCCCCGTGATTTTTACTTTCACTTCAAACTCGCCGCCGTAGTTTGCATAATAAAACGGTGCATCATCTACCGTAAAACCGTAATGCGAAATACGCCAATAGTCGCTTTGCGGTGTAACAAACATTTTCAATACGCCGTCCTGGATATCCCATTTCCCAGGTTCATTGAACCAATGCATCTTTTCCAAACTTTGAGCGGAGAGTAAGCCGGAACTTGTTAGAATCAGCAAGCAGGCAGCTACGATTTTCTTGATCATTATTTTAATTTTCCTTTTAGAATTGTAAAAGTACTTCCACCGCTTGCGGCGCACAATACTGAAAAATAACCATAAGCTGTAACTTTGAATGCCATGGATATTGCCAAGACCTTACATAATAACTTATTGCACCAGGATTTTGAGGATGCGGGGGCATTGCTCTCCGCCTTGTCCGAGTGCCAAAGCATAGCAAGGAATTATGCTAAATTGGAAAACGGCATAGCTGTTTTAAGTGATCTCGTATCGAATAAAAGTTACATTTTTTACGGGGCTTTGGCTGAAATGTTGGCCCTGGCCCGCGGTAATACGGAGAAGGAAATCGATTCAATATGGGAAGAGGATATCCTCGGTTGTATCATACCGGGCGATTTGCAAGCTAAATACGCGGTCGAATACCGTTTTTTCCAGTTATTGAAACAACTGCCCATCAAGGAAAGGGTTAACTATCATGCCAATATCCGGCTCCGTATGCGCAACGGCGCCGGGATCATAATTCCCGTGATACACCGGATATTTTACCTGTATAGTTTGCCTAACAGTAGCCTTGGATTAACGCTTTGTTTATACCAAGTAGATTATAGTCAACAGGGGAGAGAATCGCAAGACAATTTTATCGTGAATACAGCAAATGCCGAATTAATCCGAATGCCACTTTCCCCGGCGAACGGTTTGCTTTCGGAAAGGGAAAGAGAAGTGTTGAAATGTATCAGGCAAGGTAAAATGAGTAAGGAGATCGCCGGGATTTTGAAGATTAGCGTCAACACCGTAAACCGCCACAGGCAAAACATCCTGGCTAAATTGATGGTTGATAATTCTATGGAAGCCTGCCGGGTCGCGGAGTTGATGCAATTAATTTGAACTATACTATTGTAAGGTGAGATTCTTCTACCCGCCATTTTTTGGGAAATCTGTGCCGGGTTACAGTAGGAAAATTCGCTGAGGTAAGGAGAAAACAGCTTTGCATTGCTAAAATAGAAAAGGTAAGATGATCAATTTTTATTGATGGACTATCCCATGAATCTTTGATAACGGTAGGCCAGGTGCTTTAAATAATTGTATTTTAATGCATCTAAACTATCCTTATGAGATTTGGAATTTTAATGGTTTTGGGTTTATTGTTTGCAAATGCCCATCAATCAAAAGCCCGCGGGTTAACCTACACCCAAATCCCGGAAGCATTGCTTGGCGAATGGTTTGATGCCAAGACCGGGGATTTTACATATGCTTTTTACAAAGATGAACTAATCTACCACGAAACTCTTTGGCATTACCAAGATATAAAGCAGAACGGAAGATACCTGGTACTGACTATACAAAATGAAAGGGGGAGCCGGGTTGCATTAAAGCTTGACTTTGGGAAAAAAGGGTTGAAAATATCAAGTTCAAAGAATGAATCAGGGCATTATGCCAGGGAAGTAGAAGAAGGCTCGGTGAAGCACCGTTTGCGCAGGTACGATGGTAATGTCCTTAAAAATGATACCGTTTATTATTCAGGTTATATAGTCAATCATTCTGAAAAGGATTCCGTCATCACGGTTTTAAATAACAATATCCTTAATAATTACCTCGGCGCCAGCCAGGAGTCTTTTAGGATAAAAGTACAACCCGGTGGGTACTTCAACGCTAAAATACCGGTGGCCTGTCCCGGGTACTTGCAAGCTGTTGGCCCATATCACGGTTTTAATGTTTACGTGGAACCCGGTACGCATTTATTCGAGATTTTTAAGCCGGGTAAACCCGCATATGGTGGCGATGGTGGCCTGTTGGCAAGGGAAAATTGGATATTTGCCGGGAATATCGATTATTTAAGTGATCCTTTGAATTATTTAGACAAGGTCAAGGGATTATCTCCTGCCGCGTATAAAGTTTTCTTAGATCAATATAAAGCCCGGCAATTGAGGTTTTTAGACTCCGTAAACGCTTCGAAGTCCATCAGCCCCAGGACTTACCAGGTTCAGCAACTCAATATTGAATATTCGATCGCTGCTTTCAAATGCAGGTATAATGATATCATGTACAAAGCCTCCAAAAAATTAGGAGGAAATTACGAGGCTGTCAAGCTGCCCTTTTCTTATTTTGATTTTGTGGATTCCTTACCGGTTAACGACCTGGGCATTATCGCACCGGGTTACACGGGCTTTATCCGGAGAATGAAGAATATGAAAGATGTGGACAATGATTTTAAGCAACCTTACCAGGATCCAACAATGGATTCACTTTTAACGGTTTTTAGATGGACGAAGGATCTAGCCACGATCCTGGATGCAGAAGACCTTAACTTTATCAAGTTATTATTGCGGGCAACTCCACAGGAGAAAGATCAACTTATTCAGAATAATCCTTCGGCAATAAATTCTTACCTTGATAAATATGCTTACCTGTCTATCATCCCCCAGGTGGTAAGGTTTACTAAGACTTTCCTTAAAGACAGTTTTCATATTGAAAGGGGGCTCACTGCTGACCTGGTTGCATCATCCGATATCATGCTACAATGTGCTGGCCATGGTATACAATTGCCCGCCGAATTCTTCGGTAAAGAGGTGGCATTATTTAGTAACGAAGTAGTAGCTGAAAAAACATTTTCCTTATATAATATGACCATGATTCCACAAATGGCAAAAGAAAAAGAGGCTGCGAAAAAAAGGAAACGTAGGAATATGGATTGGAACTATATCGACCCAGAAGGAATCATCTCCAACGATACAATTGCAAATAATGGATATACCCTTGTGTTTATAAATAAATTCGCAGATCTGGACCCACTAGTCAAATCAAAGATGATCGAGGTGTTTTTTGCGGTGTACCCTGCGCAGGCTGAACTATATAACCCGGAAGCGCCGAAAGAAGTAATTTTTATCATGGATCCCGGCTTTGAAGGCGTAGCGGCATCGGCAAATAATATTACGCGGTTCAATTCCAATTGGTTTGTTAGTCACCCGACCGACTACGATGTTGTCACCCACGAGGTAATGCATATAACACAGGCATACACCAAGGTAAATTACCAACCTCTTTGGGTAACCGAAGGTATCGCGGATTATGTTCGATATACTTTAGGGCGGTATAATAAGGAAGCAAATTGGTACTGGCCCGATTACAAGGCTGGACAGAATTATACCGATGCATATAGAATAACTGCCCGCTTTTTTTACTGGTTGGAAACGAAAAGAAAAAAGGGGATCATGCAAGCGCTGGATAAAGCTATGCGGGAAGGTACTTATGACGAAGATTTCTGGTCGAAAGAAACGGGAGAATCCATTAACGAGCTTTGGAACAGTTACAAGGAACATCCTTCAGTAGATTAATTTCATGAATGATTAATAGTTTTTATGTATAAATAATATTGTTGTCCGATTAAAATTGATTTAAGCTTTGCTGTATTCCTTGCCAGTTATGGAATACCAGCTAAGGATGATATGTTCTACATACGGGGTAGCTCCCCCCAAGAAAACAAGAATGCTCTGCACTTTTGATAGCGAACGAAGGCTGGTGATACAGTAGTACAAAAGCTGGATCGAGCGATCAAATTGGCGGCCGTAATGGCCAATTTGTGCCCTTTTCTTGTACTTTTTTGGGCAAGCAAAAAAGTACAAGAAACGAGCAGATGAACATTGAATCGAACTTTTGAGGGATCAAATTGCTCCCCGGTTAAAATTTAGTCGGACAATAATGATTTATAATAGTGTTCTTTTAGGATTTCATTAAGAAACTTTTTAGTAGCAGCCTTGTTATATAGATGTATTTAATGAAACTTAAATCTAGAAACTATGAGCACTCAAACAGCATCATCACAATCCAAAAGTGCTACTGTAAAGAAAGAGGTGGCACGATTACTAGGGGAAATATTTGCTTTTAATAATAGTCTGAAACTCATTCATTGGGGCATTACCGGGGAAGGGAGTTACGCTGCCCATATTTCTTTGGACCAGGCCATCGATACTTTACAGGAGGCTACAGACAGCTTGGTCGAAACAACGATGGCCAGTCTCGGAGACCTTGATATTGTGTTGCCGGAAACAAAACGTCCTGCTAATTATGTCAAGCATATTGAAGGTTTTTACGACCATGTTGAATCCCAGAGGCATATTTTTACGGAAACCTTCACACAATCTATCTTCGATGATTATCAAGAAGGCGTCAAGCAATTACTCTTCAGGTTGAAGCGTTTACAATAAGTTCGTTTTTCATTTTTTATCATTGTTGCCCGGCTTGAATTAAATTAAATTAAATTTACTTGGATTCCTTACCGGGTCAAGGGCATAAGCGAAGGATGATCTATTCAGCCCCGCCAATAAAACCGCGGAACTTCGCGCTGTAGATAGCGAAGACATACAGTAGTACAAAAGCCGGATCGGGCGATCAAATTGGCGGCCGTGATGGCAAATTTGTGCCATTTTTTGGGCAAGCAAAAAAGTACAAAGAAATGTGCAGGTGGACATTGAATCGAACTTTAGAGGCGATGATAATTTTTTTTTGAAAATTTAGTCAGACAATAATGATTTTTTATAATGACCCGGGTTTTTATAAAGCCCGGGTCTTTTAATTCTTATTGGGCTGCTGGAACTTTCTACAATGGTATAAAGGAAAATACCCGGATGCGATAATCCTTGCATTATGGAAAGAAAGGCAATTAACAGTTGTAACCTTTAATCAGGCTGTCTTCCCTTTCAGTAAAGCATATATTGCCATGGCATGGCCATGACCTAATTGAAATTCATCCTTCAACCAATTCGTGATTTGAGTAGCTTTTACACCCTCCTTAATCAACCCTTTTTCGGTAAAACCTTTTTTATCCGCCATCTTTTTAAAATCTTCCGGTGATTTACCCGTTTTAGTTTGGATATTGTCGAGGTATGCTTGAAATGACATGGTTGCTATATTTAAGTGATTTATAAGTTCGCTGTAAAAGTATTTCAATTTACAGTTAAATTAACAGGTCTATTGCGACAATCTAAGGGGCATAAAACATTTATTTTTACATATCGTTTCCCTATTTGCCGATTAAATTACCCAGTATTAATACGATATTCCTATCATTATAGTTATTTACTTTAAAGTAATTATTTTTCAGCTAGATAATATATTCACGCCTCCAACATTAATTATATGAAGACTGCCGTTTGGCAAAAGATAATTTTGCTACTCTTTATCAATTTCACGATTTCATTTTTAGCAGCAAAGGCCCAGTTGAGATCAGGCCTAGCCGGTGGGGAAAAAATAATGTCACGGTATGATATGGTTTGGGATTCGATGAGTACAAA includes the following:
- a CDS encoding DUF4287 domain-containing protein, with the translated sequence MSFQAYLDNIQTKTGKSPEDFKKMADKKGFTEKGLIKEGVKATQITNWLKDEFQLGHGHAMAIYALLKGKTA
- a CDS encoding helix-turn-helix transcriptional regulator, with amino-acid sequence MDIAKTLHNNLLHQDFEDAGALLSALSECQSIARNYAKLENGIAVLSDLVSNKSYIFYGALAEMLALARGNTEKEIDSIWEEDILGCIIPGDLQAKYAVEYRFFQLLKQLPIKERVNYHANIRLRMRNGAGIIIPVIHRIFYLYSLPNSSLGLTLCLYQVDYSQQGRESQDNFIVNTANAELIRMPLSPANGLLSEREREVLKCIRQGKMSKEIAGILKISVNTVNRHRQNILAKLMVDNSMEACRVAELMQLI
- a CDS encoding DUF1349 domain-containing protein is translated as MIKKIVAACLLILTSSGLLSAQSLEKMHWFNEPGKWDIQDGVLKMFVTPQSDYWRISHYGFTVDDAPFYYANYGGEFEVKVKITGNYKARFDQMGLMIRIDHENYIKAGVEYVDGKFNLSTVVTHKTSDWSVITLDKTLPYVWIKAVRRLDAVEIFYSYDDITYTMMRNAHLQDNIPVQVGMMGASPDGNGFEAVFEHFQVKHLPDQRRLEWLKSHSGE
- a CDS encoding DUF5856 family protein yields the protein MSTQTASSQSKSATVKKEVARLLGEIFAFNNSLKLIHWGITGEGSYAAHISLDQAIDTLQEATDSLVETTMASLGDLDIVLPETKRPANYVKHIEGFYDHVESQRHIFTETFTQSIFDDYQEGVKQLLFRLKRLQ
- a CDS encoding basic secretory protein-like protein is translated as MRFGILMVLGLLFANAHQSKARGLTYTQIPEALLGEWFDAKTGDFTYAFYKDELIYHETLWHYQDIKQNGRYLVLTIQNERGSRVALKLDFGKKGLKISSSKNESGHYAREVEEGSVKHRLRRYDGNVLKNDTVYYSGYIVNHSEKDSVITVLNNNILNNYLGASQESFRIKVQPGGYFNAKIPVACPGYLQAVGPYHGFNVYVEPGTHLFEIFKPGKPAYGGDGGLLARENWIFAGNIDYLSDPLNYLDKVKGLSPAAYKVFLDQYKARQLRFLDSVNASKSISPRTYQVQQLNIEYSIAAFKCRYNDIMYKASKKLGGNYEAVKLPFSYFDFVDSLPVNDLGIIAPGYTGFIRRMKNMKDVDNDFKQPYQDPTMDSLLTVFRWTKDLATILDAEDLNFIKLLLRATPQEKDQLIQNNPSAINSYLDKYAYLSIIPQVVRFTKTFLKDSFHIERGLTADLVASSDIMLQCAGHGIQLPAEFFGKEVALFSNEVVAEKTFSLYNMTMIPQMAKEKEAAKKRKRRNMDWNYIDPEGIISNDTIANNGYTLVFINKFADLDPLVKSKMIEVFFAVYPAQAELYNPEAPKEVIFIMDPGFEGVAASANNITRFNSNWFVSHPTDYDVVTHEVMHITQAYTKVNYQPLWVTEGIADYVRYTLGRYNKEANWYWPDYKAGQNYTDAYRITARFFYWLETKRKKGIMQALDKAMREGTYDEDFWSKETGESINELWNSYKEHPSVD